A window of the Helianthus annuus cultivar XRQ/B chromosome 4, HanXRQr2.0-SUNRISE, whole genome shotgun sequence genome harbors these coding sequences:
- the LOC110937845 gene encoding uncharacterized protein LOC110937845 codes for MAKTKEKPGSSSSSSRGKGKEKEQPSKKRQYLGRVSESESEEEEEMQLDPRDKPVWNSGSLDDQPEIWQPTLYNDCMNKLKNKAAAFICERDVDEPQLGQFGVYDKFRALGWEGALKCWDKDKSNLFLTEIQEWMATLKCENFYRPSQMKLIGTVHGVPVEMSFDTLKKLGKYDSLPAREYMIPTLEDLLLKPEKHVTWNSMLADLFLPGRYGGVLYRKNLKIEAKLLHTICLLNVIPRRGDKEQVRFPEIPVLYSLMHGSPRFPIRYLIMHHLWICRNKYGRDIVPYCRIITGLMKQQKALTSEDRGLTKRHLPFTLDRLGNVWTYTSSERYHKLKSEGQRWRALKLGARELLPGEPDEPESDEELVPSGDDDYADEPPGGANVGFGAFHGGHGGTFYDYAQQPYEPGWAYSGSMQEVIESQRPPAAIFDTWSGSERSLFDQGTRNSASIERALKHSLDRNESWHRTHAYSQEVEMNNRYHDDQMRRMHADWHAGRPVVEDPQHVDYASLPPYDGSVSYPTPQLHHSQWLDPRRQEGPQQQEGSSSGSFGFGEWNDMMSSIFGPPGPRYY; via the coding sequence ATGGCAAAGACAAAGGAAAAGCCGGGTTCAAGTTCATCCTCGTCAAGAGGCAAAGGCAAGGAGAAGGAGCAGCCATCGAAGAAGAGGCAATATCTTGGTAGGGTTAGTGAAAGCGAAAGCGAGGAAGAAGAAGAGATGCAGTTAGACCCAAGAGATAAACCGGTGTGGAATTCGGGGTCATTGGATGACCAACCCGAAATTTGGCAGCCAACTTTGTATAACGATTGCATGAACAAGTTAAAGAATAAAGCGGCCGCATTCATCTGTGAAAGAGATGTTGATGAGCCTCAGTTGGGCCAGTTCGGGGTGTATGACAAGTTCCGTGCTTTGGGTTGGGAAGGAGCACTCAAGTGTTGGGATAAGGATAAGAGCAATTTGTTTTTGACTGAAATTCAGGAGTGGATGGCAACACTTAAGTGTGAAAACTTCTATAGGCCATCACAAATGAAGTTGATTGGGACGGTACATGGGGTACCAGTTGAAATGTCATTTGATACTTTGAAGAAGTTGGGAAAATATGATAGTCTTCCAGCTAGGGAATACATGATTCCCACGCTTGAAGACTTGTTGCTCAAACCCGAGAAGCACGTGACATGGAACAGTATGTTGGCTGATTTGTTTTTGCCCGGTAGGTATGGTGGCGTGTTATACCGAAAAAATCTGAAAATAGAAGCCAAGCTCTTGCATACGATCTGTTTACTTAATGTCATCCCAAGGAGAGGGGATAAAGAACAGGTGAGGTTTCCAGAGATACCTGTTCTGTACTCATTGATGCACGGGTCCCCACGGTTTCCAATCCGCTACCTGATCATGCACCATTTGTGGATATGCCGGAACAAATACGGGAGAGACATTGTCCCGTACTGCCGCATCATAACGGGCTTAATGAAACAGCAGAAGGCACTCACATCTGAAGACCGCGGTTTAACGAAAAGGCACTTGCCTTTTACTTTGGATAGGTTGGGAAACGTTTGGACGTACACTTCGTCTGAACGTTATCACAAGCTGAAATCGGAGGGTCAACGGTGGAGGGCGTTGAAATTAGGTGCAAGGGAATTGTTACCGGGagaaccggatgaacctgagAGTGATGAAGAGTTAGTTCCGAGTGGGGATGACGATTACGCAGACGAGCCACCGGGTGGTGCAAATGTTGGTTTTGGGGCTTTTCATGGTGGTCATGGTGGCACATTTTATGACTATGCGCAGCAACCATATGAGCCGGGGTGGGCTTATAGTGGTTCAATGCAGGAGGTGATCGAGAGCCAACGCCCGCCGGCGGCCATCTTTGATACTTGGTCGGGTTCGGAGAGGTCGTTATTTGATCAAGGCACGCGGAATAGCGCTAGTATTGAGCGGGCACTTAAACATAGCCTCGACCGCAATGAATCTTGGCACCGGACTCACGCATATTCGCAGGAGGTGGAAATGAATAACCGATATCACGATGATCAGATGAGGCGGATGCATGCGGACTGGCATGCTGGGAGGCCGGTGGttgaggatccacaacatgtggactaTGCCTCATTGCCACCGTATGATGGCAGCGTTTCGTATCCGACTCCACAGCTCCACCATTCTCAGTGGCTTGATCCAAGAAGGCAAGAGGGACCACAACAACAAGAGGGAAGCAGTAGCGGCTCGTTCGGGTTTGGAGAATGGAACGATATGATGTCGTCCATTTTCGGGCCCCCAGGACCGCGTTATTATTGA